One Narcine bancroftii isolate sNarBan1 chromosome 3, sNarBan1.hap1, whole genome shotgun sequence DNA window includes the following coding sequences:
- the LOC138756826 gene encoding uncharacterized protein, translating into MAKNFAFIFASYGPPTNGPPTNGPPTNGPPTNGPPTNGPPTNGPPTNGPPTNGPPTNGPPTNGPPTNGPPTNGPPTNGPPTNGPPTNGPPTNGPPTNGPPTNGPPTNGPPTNGPPTNGPPTNGPPTNGPPTNGPPTNGPPTNGPPTNGPPTNGPPTNGPPTNGPPTNGPPTNGPPTNGPPTNGPPTNGPPTNGPPTNGPPTNGPPTNGPPTNGPPTNGPPTNGPPTNGPPTNGPPTNGPPTNGPPTNGPPTNGPPTNGPPTNGPPTNGPPTNGPPTNGPPTNGPPTNGPPTNGPPTNGPPTNGPPTNGPPTNGPPTNGPPTNGPPTNGPPTNGEDEKG; encoded by the exons ATGGCAAAG AATTTTGCCTTCATCTTTGCTTCATACGGGCCCCCAACCAACGGGCCCCCAACCAACGGGCCCCCAACCAACGGGCCCCCAACCAACGGGCCCCCAACCAACGGGCCCCCAACCAACGGGCCCCCAACCAACGGGCCCCCAACCAACGGGCCCCCAACCAACGGGCCCCCAACCAACGGGCCCCCAACCAACGGGCCCCCAACCAACGGGCCCCCAACCAACGGGCCCCCAACCAACGGGCCCCCAACCAACGGGCCCCCAACCAACGGGCCCCCAACCAACGGGCCCCCAACCAACGGGCCCCCAACCAACGGGCCCCCAACCAACGGGCCCCCAACCAACGGGCCCCCAACCAACGGGCCCCCAACCAACGGGCCCCCAACCAACGGGCCCCCAACCAACGGGCCCCCAACCAACGGGCCCCCAACCAACGGGCCCCCAACCAACGGGCCCCCAACCAACGGGCCCCCAACCAACGGGCCCCCAACCAACGGGCCCCCAACCAACGGGCCCCCAACCAACGGGCCCCCAACCAACGGGCCCCCAACCAACGGGCCCCCAACCAACGGGCCCCCAACCAACGGGCCCCCAACCAACGGGCCCCCAACCAACGGGCCCCCAACCAACGGGCCCCCAACCAACGGGCCCCCAACCAACGGGCCCCCAACCAACGGGCCCCCAACCAACGGGCCCCCAACCAACGGGCCCCCAACCAACGGGCCCCCAACCAACGGGCCCCCAACCAACGGGCCCCCAACCAACGGGCCCCCAACCAACGGGCCCCCAACCAACGGGCCCCCAACCAACGGGCCCCCAACCAACGGGCCCCCAACCAACGGGCCCCCAACCAACGGGCCCCCAACCAACGGGCCCCCAACCAACGGGCCCCCAACCAACGGGCCCCCAACCAACGGGCCCCCAACCAACGGGCCCCCAACCAACGGGCCCCCAACCAACGGGCCCCCAACCAACGGGCCCCCAACCAACGGTGAAGATGAGAAAGGCTGA